The sequence GGATTTTGATAAATCGCGATCAGCGAGGGCACGCCCTTGCCTTCCGTGAACTGGCGCCGGACAATGTGGCCAGGGCCTTTTGGCGCTACCATGATGACATTAATATTTTTTGGCGGCACAATGGTCTTGAAATGGATGGAAAATCCATGCGAGAAAAGCAGGGTCTTGCCTTTTGTGAGATTGGGCGCGATGTCCCGCTCATACGCGGACGGCTGCTTGGTGTCGGGAATGGCCACCATGATGACATCCGCGCGTTTCACGGCTTCCGCCGTTTCCAGCACCTCAAACCCCTTGGCCTGGGCCACCGGGATGGATTTGCTCTCCTTGTAAAGGCCGATAATCACATTGACGCCGCTTTCCTTCAGGTTCAGCGCATGGGCGTGCCCCTGCGATCCGAAGCCGAGCACAGCCACGGTTTTATTGTTCAGATATTTGAGGTCGGCGTCTTTGTCTGTATATACTTTCGCTGGCATAGGATTCCTTGTTGATAAATTTAGTTTTAGTTCCGAGGCAGGACTACTTTTCCGGTCCGGACCAGTTCCTGCACGCCGAAATTTTCCATCAGGGCGATGAATTTCCCGATCTTGGTCTCATCCCCTGTCACTTCAATCGAAACGCTTGAGGGCTGCACATCCACGATCTTGGCCCGGAAAATATCGCAAATCTGCATGACTTCGGAACGCGTCCTGGCGTCGGCCTTCACCTTGATCAGCACCAGTTCGCGGTCCACGCATTCGCCATCCTTGAAGTCCCGCACTTCAATGACATCCACCAGGCGGTTCAATTGCTTGG is a genomic window of Candidatus Methylacidiphilales bacterium containing:
- the ilvN gene encoding acetolactate synthase small subunit, translated to MRHTLSVLVENKFGVLTRITSLFSGRGYNIDTLNVGPTEEPTTSRMTMVVVGDDKVLDQVTKQLNRLVDVIEVRDFKDGECVDRELVLIKVKADARTRSEVMQICDIFRAKIVDVQPSSVSIEVTGDETKIGKFIALMENFGVQELVRTGKVVLPRN